GCCGGACCGGCCCGAAGAGGCCGCCGGGGCGGGATTCCACGCCCCCGTCGCGGTGGCGACCGGCCCCGCCGACCGGCCCGGCCCGCAGCCGGACACCGTCGTCGTCCCGGCCGACGAGGACCCGGTCGCCGCGGCCGGCAGCGAGGTGTTCGGCGGCCCGCCCGGCCGCCGCGCCCTGCTGGGGGTCTCCTGGTGGATCCCGGCGCGCTTCCTGGCGCTCGCCGTCATCCTGACCTCGGTGCTCGGCATGATGCAGAAGCTGCCCTGCTACGAGGGCGGTTGGTTCCAGGCAGGCTCGCCGCAGTACGTCCACGCCTGCTACAGCGACATCCCGCACCTGTTCACCGGTCGGGGCTTCGCGGACGGGCTGCACCCGTACGTCGACAAGATCCCGCAGGGCTCGCCGGACATGCAGTACCTCGAATACCCCGTGCTGACCGGCCTGTTCATGCAGGTCGCGGCCTGGCTCACGCCCGGCGGCGGGACGGGTCAGCAGCAGGAGCAGTGGTTCTGGGTGATCAACGCGGGCCTGCTGATGGCCTGCGCCGTGGTCGCCGTGGTGGCGATCTCCCGCACCCACCGGCGCCGCCCCTGGGACGCGCTGCTGTTCGCCCTCGCGCCCTGCCTGGCCCTCAACTCCACGATCAACTGGGACCTTCTGGCGGTCGCCCTGGCCGCGGTGGCGCTGGCCTGCTGGTCCAACTCGAAGGCCGTCCTGGCCGGTGTCTTCATCGGTCTGGCCACGGCCGCGAAGCTCTACCCGGTGCTGCTCCTCGGCCCGCTGCTGGTGCTCTGCTGGCGGGCCGGCCGGTGGCGGGAGTTCGGGCAGGCGCTGGGCGGCGCGGTGGCCGCCTGGCTGCTGGTGAACGTCCCGATCATGCTGGCCAACTTCGACGGCTGGGCGACCTTCTACACCTTCAGCAAGCACCGCAAGGAGGACTTCGGGTCCTTCTGGGTGATCCTGATGCAGAACCGCGGCGTCGGGCTGGAGAACCTCGACACCTACATCGCCCTGCTGCTCGTGCTCTGCGCCCTGGCGATCGGCTGGCTGGCGTTGTCGGCCCCGCGCCGCCCGCGCCTCGCGCAGCTGGGGTTCCTGATCGTGGCCGCGTTCGTCGTGACCAACAAGGTGTACTCGCCGCAGTACGTGCTCTGGCTGATCCCGCTCGCGGTGCTGGCCCGGCCGCGCTGGCGGGACTTCCTGGTCTGGCAGGCCTGCGAGGTGCTCTACACCCTCGGCATCTGGTCGCACCTGGGCTTCGTGACCGGCGGCAAGCAGCACGGCATCGGGGACTCCTGGTACCACTTCGCGGTGGCCCTGCACCTGCTCGGCACGCTCTACCTGTGCGCCGTGATCGTCCGCGACATCCTGCTGCCGGACCGCGACCCGGTCCGCTGGGACGGCAGCGACGACCCGTCCGGCGGGGTGCTCGACGGCGCCCCGGACGTCTTCGTGCTCGGCTCGGCCCGGCGGCTGCGGGAGGACGCGACCTACGCCGCCTACGCGACGGGCGGCGCCGAGGGCTGGCTGACCGGCCCCGGGGCGGCCCCGGCTGACGCGGCGGACGAGGGCTGGCTGACCGGCCCCGCGGCCACCCCGGCCGACGCCGCGGGCGAGAGCTGGGCCGCGGCGGACCTGCCCGGCCTCCCCCGGCCGGCCGACGGGCGCTGAGGGCGCACCACCCGCGAGCACGGAACGGGCCGGCGCCCGCACCCCAGGTGCGGCCGCCGGCCCGTTCCCGTGGTCCGGTCCGCCCGGGTCAGCGGTCGACCACCCGGTCGAAGTGCGTGGTGGTGTGCCGGACCTGCAGGCCGAGCTCGTCGCCGATCGCCGGCGGCCGGATCTCGGCGGACAGGAACAGCAGCGACACCTGCATGTGCGGCGGCTCGGCGAACCACAGCTGCTTGCCGTCCCAGTTGTACGGCGAGCGGGTCTTGTTGACGGTCGCCAGGCCGGCTCGGGCGATGCCCTTGGCGCGGGAGGAGACGCCCTGCACGTACTTCGGCGCCTCCAGCCCGATGCCGTGCGCGGTGCCGCCGGTGACCACCACCAGGTGCCCGTCGGAGGGCGCCGGGTGCTGCCGGTAGCCGTAGCGGTCGCCCTTGACCACGGGGGTCACGTCGAGGACCGTGCCGCGGACCTCCAGCGCGCCGCCGTCGCCCAGCCACAGCCGGGTGCCGATCCGGGCCCGGAACACCGTGGCGGGGTAGCGCTCGGCGAGCCGGGCCATGCCCGCCGCGCCGAGGTGGCTGACGAACACGGTGCGGGTCGGCAGACCGGTGGCCGCGGCGGCGTCCACCCAGTGGGCGACCTCGTCCACCGGGTCGGAGCCGTCCGGCCGGTCCATCGGCAGGTGCAGGGCCAGGCCCTCGAAGGAGACGCTGTCCACCATCTCGGCCACCGCCGCCAGGTCGCCGGCGGCGATGCCGTGCCGCCGCATGCTGGTCATGCACTCCACGACCACCCGTGCGCCCGGCACCGCCCGCAGCGCGTCGGTGCTCGCCACCGTGCGGATGACCCGGGCGTGCGGCAGCGGCAGCACCTCCTCGCCGATCCGGTACGGCGTCAGCACCAGCAGCTCGCCGCCGTACCAGGTGGCCGCGTCGGCCGCCTCGTAGGCGGTGCCGACGGCCAGGATGCCGGTGCCGAGCCGGGTCGCCTCCTCGGCGAGCCGCTGGTTGCCCAGGCCGTAGCCGTTGCCCTTGGCCACGGGCACCAGACCGGGGAACTCGGCCAGCACGGACTGCTGGTGAGTGCGCCAGCGGTCGGTGTCGAGGTAGAGCGACAGCGTCATCGGGTCATCTCCCGGAGGAATGGGGACGAGAAGGGGGACAGCGGGCGGAGCGGGGCTCAGCGCCGCGACATGTAGATGTCGAGGGCCTTGTGCAGCAGCTTGTTGAGCGGGAAGTCCCACTCGCCGAGGTACTCGGCGGCCTGGCCGCCGGTGCCGACCTTGAACTGGATCAGGCCGAACAGGTGGTCGTTCTCGTCCAGGGTGTCACTGATGCCCCGCAGGTCGTACACCCCGCCGCCGAGCGCGTACGAGTCGCGCATCATCCGCCACTGGATGGCGTTGGACGGCTTGACCTCGCGCTTGTGGTTCGCCGAGGCGCCGTAGGAGTACCAG
The sequence above is a segment of the Kitasatospora sp. NBC_00240 genome. Coding sequences within it:
- a CDS encoding glycosyltransferase 87 family protein; amino-acid sequence: MTSSARDESTGPDRPEEAAGAGFHAPVAVATGPADRPGPQPDTVVVPADEDPVAAAGSEVFGGPPGRRALLGVSWWIPARFLALAVILTSVLGMMQKLPCYEGGWFQAGSPQYVHACYSDIPHLFTGRGFADGLHPYVDKIPQGSPDMQYLEYPVLTGLFMQVAAWLTPGGGTGQQQEQWFWVINAGLLMACAVVAVVAISRTHRRRPWDALLFALAPCLALNSTINWDLLAVALAAVALACWSNSKAVLAGVFIGLATAAKLYPVLLLGPLLVLCWRAGRWREFGQALGGAVAAWLLVNVPIMLANFDGWATFYTFSKHRKEDFGSFWVILMQNRGVGLENLDTYIALLLVLCALAIGWLALSAPRRPRLAQLGFLIVAAFVVTNKVYSPQYVLWLIPLAVLARPRWRDFLVWQACEVLYTLGIWSHLGFVTGGKQHGIGDSWYHFAVALHLLGTLYLCAVIVRDILLPDRDPVRWDGSDDPSGGVLDGAPDVFVLGSARRLREDATYAAYATGGAEGWLTGPGAAPADAADEGWLTGPAATPADAAGESWAAADLPGLPRPADGR
- a CDS encoding alanine racemase, giving the protein MTLSLYLDTDRWRTHQQSVLAEFPGLVPVAKGNGYGLGNQRLAEEATRLGTGILAVGTAYEAADAATWYGGELLVLTPYRIGEEVLPLPHARVIRTVASTDALRAVPGARVVVECMTSMRRHGIAAGDLAAVAEMVDSVSFEGLALHLPMDRPDGSDPVDEVAHWVDAAAATGLPTRTVFVSHLGAAGMARLAERYPATVFRARIGTRLWLGDGGALEVRGTVLDVTPVVKGDRYGYRQHPAPSDGHLVVVTGGTAHGIGLEAPKYVQGVSSRAKGIARAGLATVNKTRSPYNWDGKQLWFAEPPHMQVSLLFLSAEIRPPAIGDELGLQVRHTTTHFDRVVDR